One genomic window of Ctenopharyngodon idella isolate HZGC_01 chromosome 18, HZGC01, whole genome shotgun sequence includes the following:
- the tnni1c gene encoding troponin I, skeletal, slow c → MEVRFAYEHVRAPGPLAPRVQAKPKSKISASRKLSLKILLLQRAMDELEQETINRDEEKVKYLSEKLPPLQITGLQMEELQKLCRQLHAKIDIVDEERYDFEAKVNKNNRDIHELKLKVQDLGGKFKKPALRKVRVSADEMMRALLGSKHKGSMDLRANLKSVKKEDIKQEKVMSAEVGDWRKNVEAMSGMEGRKKMFDAAGGGQ, encoded by the exons ATGGAAGTGAGGTTTGCTTATGAACATGTGAGG gCACCTGGCCCATTGGCCCCTCGGGTACAAGCCAAG ccaaagTCTAAGATCTCTGCATCTCGAAAACTCTCCCTGAAG ATCCTTTTGCTCCAAAGAGCCATGGACGAGCTGGAACAGGAAACGATCAATCGTGACGAGGAGAAGGTGAAATATCTGAGTGAAAAGCTTCCGCCTCTTCAAATAACCGGCCTCCAAATGGAGGAATTGCAG AAACTGTGTCGGCAACTTCATGCCAAAATCGACATAGTGGACGAGGAGAGATATGACTTTGAGGCCAAAgtcaataaaaacaacagagaT ATCCATGAGCTGAAGTTGAAGGTGCAAGATTTAGGAGGGAAGTTTAAGAAACCTGCCCTGAGGAAGGTGCGTGTGTCTGCGGATGAGATGATGAGAGCGCTTCTGGGCTCCAAACACAAGGGCTCCATGGACCTCAGAGCCAACCTCAAATCTGTGAAGAAAGAAGACATTAAACAAGAGAAG GTTATGTCGGCAGAGGTGGGCGACTGGCGTAAGAACGTTGAGGCCATGTCTGGTATGGAGGGCAGAAAGAAGATGTTTGATGCTGCTGGTGGAGGACAGTAA